One Turneriella parva DSM 21527 genomic region harbors:
- the dnaB gene encoding replicative DNA helicase, with translation MQLFDEEAEQVVLGSILQSPSIFEEVAQLIKPEDFYYEPHRLVYEAIQAEIDRGEQPNAILIINALKNKNQLERAGNRAAIMNIASLGVLVGVSTFTEKIRDLALRRRLIINFRELEKKAGDTGFKLDSVLSDTEGALTHLADRYSRGNISHIKESNKEFLEFLKHVRESRDGITGTASGFKKLDELTGGFKPGQMIVIAARPGMGKTTFALNIALNVSMDKSRPKAVAFFSLEMTRLELLLRLLCARAFLDSQKVQKGRISDKEMARLGHTAKEIYETDFYIDDSADLTTWEFKQRARRLGRTLKQQGKELGLIVVDYLQLMTDRDRAQDGRQNEVAAISRAIKLIAKDLGVPILALSQMNRSIEQRGKDPRPQLSDLRESGAIEQDADMVVFIHREHMGKDAPEDKKNLAEIIIGKNRGGPRDNIELAFLSDKSLFTDYEPAIPPQ, from the coding sequence GTGCAGTTATTTGATGAAGAAGCAGAACAGGTAGTTCTCGGCTCGATTCTGCAGTCGCCATCGATCTTCGAAGAAGTGGCGCAGCTGATCAAGCCCGAAGACTTCTACTACGAGCCGCACCGTTTGGTTTATGAAGCCATTCAGGCGGAGATCGACCGCGGCGAGCAGCCGAACGCGATTCTGATTATCAACGCTCTCAAAAACAAGAACCAGCTCGAGCGTGCGGGTAACCGCGCAGCGATTATGAATATCGCGTCGCTCGGCGTGCTCGTCGGCGTCAGCACGTTCACAGAGAAAATCCGCGATCTGGCGCTGCGCCGCAGGCTCATCATCAATTTTCGTGAGCTCGAAAAGAAGGCGGGCGATACGGGCTTCAAGCTCGATTCGGTGCTTTCAGATACCGAAGGGGCTCTGACCCATTTAGCCGACCGTTACAGCCGTGGCAATATCAGCCACATCAAAGAATCTAACAAAGAGTTTCTCGAATTCTTGAAACATGTGCGCGAATCGCGCGACGGCATCACCGGCACGGCTTCTGGCTTTAAGAAGCTCGACGAACTTACCGGTGGCTTTAAGCCCGGGCAGATGATCGTCATCGCGGCCCGCCCCGGTATGGGCAAAACCACATTCGCGCTCAATATCGCGCTCAATGTCAGCATGGATAAATCGCGGCCGAAAGCCGTTGCGTTTTTCTCGCTCGAAATGACGCGGCTCGAGCTTTTGCTGCGCCTCTTGTGCGCACGCGCGTTTCTCGACTCCCAAAAGGTGCAGAAAGGCCGCATCAGCGACAAAGAGATGGCGCGGCTCGGCCACACCGCCAAAGAGATTTACGAAACCGACTTTTATATCGACGACAGCGCCGACCTCACCACCTGGGAGTTTAAGCAGCGCGCCCGCCGTCTCGGTCGAACGCTCAAGCAACAGGGCAAAGAGCTTGGCCTCATCGTGGTCGACTACCTGCAGCTGATGACAGACCGCGACCGCGCGCAAGACGGCAGGCAAAACGAAGTTGCCGCGATTTCACGGGCGATCAAATTGATCGCTAAAGATCTCGGTGTGCCGATTTTGGCGCTTTCGCAGATGAACCGCTCGATTGAGCAGCGCGGTAAAGACCCCAGGCCGCAGCTGTCAGACTTGCGCGAATCGGGTGCAATTGAACAAGACGCCGACATGGTCGTCTTTATTCACCGCGAGCACATGGGCAAAGATGCTCCCGAAGATAAGAAGAACCTCGCAGAGATCATCATCGGCAAAAACCGCGGTGGCCCGCGCGACAATATCGAACTCGCCTTCTTGTCAGATAAGAGCCTCTTTACCGACTACGAGCCGGCTATTCCTCCCCAGTAG
- the dapB gene encoding 4-hydroxy-tetrahydrodipicolinate reductase, which produces MMQFGIVGALGRMGRAIATRAASHAGTQNFASLQLTAPIEYAAHPDLGKTYRAVTGIGFDAEIVPLAKAKIPSGGLIDFSHASTVIESLRKAAETGAPVVVGTTGFTPEQRKALEAMATKIPLIIASNMAIGVNVLFALVEQAGRALAPHGFDPEVMEIHHNLKKDSPSGTAVTIKEGLLRAYGFDESHVLYGREGMIGERKQEEVGVMALRGGDVVGDHTVYFLGNGERIEIKHQATNRDTFAAGALAALKFLQGKKPGLYSMKDVLGLN; this is translated from the coding sequence ATGATGCAATTCGGAATCGTCGGTGCATTGGGCCGCATGGGGCGCGCGATCGCGACGCGCGCGGCGTCGCATGCAGGGACGCAAAATTTTGCGTCCCTGCAATTAACCGCGCCTATCGAATACGCGGCGCACCCCGATCTAGGCAAAACCTATCGTGCGGTGACCGGCATCGGGTTTGATGCAGAAATCGTTCCGTTGGCAAAAGCAAAAATTCCCTCAGGGGGATTAATCGACTTTTCGCACGCTTCAACGGTCATCGAGTCTTTACGCAAAGCAGCAGAAACGGGCGCACCTGTCGTTGTCGGTACCACCGGTTTTACTCCCGAGCAGCGCAAAGCGCTCGAAGCGATGGCGACAAAAATTCCGCTGATTATTGCGTCGAATATGGCGATCGGGGTCAACGTGCTGTTCGCCCTCGTCGAACAGGCAGGTCGGGCGCTTGCGCCCCACGGGTTCGACCCAGAAGTGATGGAGATCCACCACAATCTTAAAAAAGATTCACCGTCGGGCACCGCTGTGACCATAAAAGAAGGCTTGCTGCGTGCGTATGGCTTCGATGAATCGCATGTGCTCTATGGCCGAGAAGGCATGATCGGTGAACGCAAGCAAGAAGAGGTGGGGGTGATGGCTCTTCGCGGCGGCGACGTCGTTGGTGACCACACCGTCTATTTTTTGGGCAACGGTGAGCGTATCGAAATCAAGCACCAGGCGACGAACCGCGATACATTTGCCGCGGGCGCGCTCGCGGCGCTCAAATTTCTGCAGGGCAAGAAGCCGGGGCTTTATTCGATGAAAGACGTGCTCGGCCTGAATTGA
- the murA gene encoding UDP-N-acetylglucosamine 1-carboxyvinyltransferase — MSEFHIIGGHKIGGTITAQGNKNEALPVLCAALMNPAGVTIRNVPQIEDIKNLLKIVEAVGAEITTLADGHSYSIVTKDIKMSELPSELVAGLRGSITLLGPILARAKKVFLPRPGGDKIGRRRVDTHLLALSALGAKVEVFNDGYMLEAAKLKGTAILLDEASVTGTENAIMAAACAEGVTLIENAASEPHVQGLCRFLIAQGVTIEGVGSNMLKIHGVGGFENLKAADHTIGPDYLEIGSFIAMSAMTGGDLVVQDVNPIDLRMIKFVFERVGINWRYHEREGKGIAPSGQIVDLVMKSPYALKIQTDVHGEIPKIDDAPWPMFPADLISIILTVATQCSGTVLIHEKLFESRLYFTDKLMGMGAQIVLCDPHRAVIIGPSKLYGSRMTSPDIRAGMALVIAALAAEGESVIQNIVQVDRGYENIDARLRSLGAKIERI, encoded by the coding sequence GTGTCTGAGTTTCACATAATTGGCGGCCATAAAATTGGCGGCACCATCACTGCGCAGGGCAATAAAAATGAAGCGCTGCCGGTGCTTTGCGCCGCGCTCATGAACCCTGCGGGCGTTACGATACGCAACGTGCCGCAAATCGAAGACATTAAGAACCTGCTCAAGATTGTTGAGGCTGTCGGCGCAGAAATCACGACGCTTGCAGACGGGCATTCGTACAGCATCGTCACCAAAGACATTAAAATGAGCGAGCTGCCCTCAGAGCTTGTTGCCGGCCTTCGCGGGTCGATCACGCTTCTCGGGCCAATTCTCGCGCGCGCCAAAAAAGTTTTTCTGCCCCGCCCGGGCGGCGACAAAATCGGCCGGCGCAGGGTCGACACACATCTTTTGGCGCTTTCTGCTCTCGGCGCAAAGGTAGAAGTATTCAACGACGGCTACATGCTTGAAGCGGCAAAGCTTAAAGGCACCGCCATCTTACTTGACGAAGCTTCGGTCACGGGTACCGAAAACGCGATTATGGCGGCGGCATGCGCCGAAGGTGTGACGCTGATCGAAAACGCTGCGTCAGAGCCGCACGTGCAGGGGCTTTGCCGTTTTCTCATCGCGCAGGGTGTCACGATCGAAGGCGTTGGCAGCAATATGCTAAAGATTCATGGCGTCGGCGGCTTTGAAAATCTGAAAGCTGCCGACCACACGATTGGCCCCGACTATCTCGAGATAGGTTCTTTTATCGCGATGTCGGCGATGACCGGCGGCGACCTCGTCGTGCAAGACGTCAACCCGATCGATCTGCGCATGATCAAGTTCGTGTTCGAGCGGGTAGGTATTAACTGGCGATACCATGAACGCGAAGGGAAGGGTATCGCGCCGTCAGGGCAGATCGTCGATCTTGTGATGAAGTCGCCGTACGCCTTGAAGATACAGACCGATGTGCACGGTGAAATACCTAAAATTGACGATGCTCCGTGGCCGATGTTTCCCGCCGACCTGATCTCGATCATTCTCACCGTCGCCACGCAGTGCTCGGGCACTGTGCTCATTCATGAAAAACTTTTCGAGAGCCGCCTCTACTTTACCGACAAACTCATGGGCATGGGAGCGCAGATTGTGCTCTGCGACCCACACCGCGCCGTAATTATTGGGCCGTCAAAACTCTATGGCAGCCGCATGACATCGCCCGACATTCGCGCGGGCATGGCACTCGTGATCGCCGCACTCGCCGCCGAAGGCGAATCGGTAATTCAGAACATCGTACAGGTCGACCGCGGCTACGAAAATATCGACGCGAGACTTAGATCGCTCGGAGCTAAAATTGAACGGATTTAA
- a CDS encoding FAD-dependent oxidoreductase: MVQVQDSYDYVIIGSGFGGSVSALRLSEKGYKVLVIEKGKWFKPQDFPKSNWQLRKWLWLPSLKMFGLFKMTIFRHVTIFSGVGVGGGSLVYANTLPVPKRPFFKSDSWAHLADWEKELKPHYATALRMIGAAQTPARFDGDNTLKSLAADLGKEKSYDQTNVAVYFGKPGVTVKDPFFKGKGPDRTGCIYCGACMLGCTHNAKNTLDKNYLHLAQGLGAEILATSEVVDVKPISGEHAYEITYRDSTKYFSREGKVRANGVVFAGGVLGTIQLLLKLKAKKSLPNISDRLGYGIRTNSESLLGVTTERRDLNFSKGVAIGSILHVDDHSHLEVVRYPEGSGFFRMSMVPAVLGSNIFVRIGRILWQYLRHPVKYFKAIIVPDWAKYTQIMLFMQSLDSTMRLKRGWLRMKTALDQGAAPTSDIPIAHELAQKYADKVKGSVHALATEALTGLASTAHILGGSCMGDSPATGVIDSENRVFGYDNMYICDGSMISANIGVNPSLTIMALTERAMSHIPRKTKTVNMVRQPATAKKGKGKLVRR, translated from the coding sequence ATGGTTCAGGTTCAAGACTCTTATGACTATGTGATAATCGGCTCGGGATTCGGCGGCTCAGTTTCGGCGCTGCGCCTCAGCGAAAAGGGCTATAAGGTGCTCGTGATTGAAAAGGGCAAGTGGTTTAAACCGCAAGATTTTCCCAAGTCGAACTGGCAGCTGCGCAAGTGGCTGTGGCTGCCCTCTCTCAAGATGTTTGGACTCTTTAAGATGACCATCTTTCGCCACGTCACGATTTTTTCGGGCGTGGGCGTCGGCGGTGGTTCGCTCGTTTACGCCAATACGCTGCCGGTACCGAAACGTCCTTTCTTTAAATCAGACAGCTGGGCGCATCTCGCCGACTGGGAAAAAGAGCTGAAGCCCCACTACGCCACGGCGCTGCGCATGATCGGCGCGGCACAGACACCCGCGCGCTTCGACGGCGACAACACGCTGAAGAGCCTCGCGGCCGACCTTGGCAAAGAGAAGAGCTATGACCAGACAAACGTCGCGGTTTACTTTGGCAAACCTGGCGTCACCGTCAAAGACCCGTTCTTCAAGGGCAAAGGCCCCGACCGAACTGGCTGCATCTACTGCGGGGCGTGCATGCTCGGCTGCACCCACAACGCCAAAAACACACTCGATAAAAATTATCTGCATCTCGCGCAGGGCCTGGGCGCAGAAATTCTGGCCACCAGCGAGGTGGTGGATGTAAAACCGATCAGCGGCGAACACGCTTATGAAATCACCTACCGTGATTCGACCAAATATTTCAGCCGCGAGGGCAAAGTGCGCGCGAACGGCGTCGTCTTCGCCGGCGGCGTACTGGGTACAATCCAACTGCTGCTGAAGCTCAAGGCGAAGAAATCGCTGCCCAATATTTCAGATCGTTTGGGTTACGGCATTCGCACGAATTCAGAAAGCCTTCTGGGCGTCACGACCGAGCGCCGCGACCTCAACTTTTCGAAAGGCGTTGCGATAGGTTCCATTCTGCACGTCGACGACCATAGCCATCTTGAAGTGGTTCGTTACCCCGAAGGTTCGGGCTTCTTCAGAATGTCGATGGTGCCTGCGGTTTTGGGTTCTAACATTTTCGTGCGCATCGGGCGCATCTTGTGGCAATACCTGCGCCACCCGGTGAAATATTTTAAAGCGATCATCGTGCCTGATTGGGCGAAATACACGCAGATCATGCTCTTCATGCAGAGCCTCGATTCGACGATGCGCCTCAAGCGCGGCTGGCTGCGCATGAAAACAGCCCTCGATCAGGGTGCCGCGCCGACATCTGATATACCCATCGCGCACGAGCTCGCGCAGAAATATGCCGACAAGGTCAAGGGTTCGGTGCATGCGCTCGCGACTGAAGCGCTCACAGGCCTCGCCAGCACCGCGCACATTCTCGGTGGTTCTTGCATGGGTGATTCACCGGCAACGGGCGTGATCGACAGTGAAAACCGCGTGTTCGGTTACGACAACATGTACATCTGCGACGGCTCGATGATCTCGGCGAATATTGGCGTCAACCCATCACTCACGATCATGGCGCTCACCGAACGCGCGATGTCGCATATACCTCGAAAAACCAAGACCGTGAATATGGTACGACAACCGGCAACCGCCAAAAAGGGCAAAGGCAAACTGGTTCGCCGCTAA
- a CDS encoding type II toxin-antitoxin system PemK/MazF family toxin, translating to MNHLVQFDVVKVPFPFTELPFMKRRPAVVLSDAAAFQFSAGEGKRVLAMITSSKHKPWPLDTHLSSLKDAGLSQDSLIRLKIFTLDESLILAKIGALSRKDRATLSANLAKLFALEKNA from the coding sequence ATGAATCATCTCGTGCAATTCGACGTCGTCAAGGTGCCATTTCCCTTTACGGAGCTGCCTTTCATGAAGCGAAGGCCAGCGGTTGTCCTTTCTGATGCTGCGGCATTTCAGTTTTCTGCGGGCGAGGGCAAACGCGTGCTCGCCATGATCACAAGCAGCAAACACAAGCCCTGGCCGCTCGATACCCATCTGAGTTCTCTCAAAGACGCAGGGCTCAGTCAAGATTCGCTGATTCGACTCAAGATTTTCACGCTCGATGAATCATTGATTCTTGCAAAGATTGGCGCCCTGTCTCGAAAAGACAGAGCAACCTTAAGCGCGAATCTCGCAAAGCTTTTCGCCCTGGAAAAAAATGCATAA
- a CDS encoding cysteine rich repeat-containing protein, whose protein sequence is MKQYLILSIAALMSVTAISAKGECRADREKFCGNVIKGNHKGMWQCMKEHENELSEGCKNHIAQVREKSRDIKKACKADYKKLCKQVKAGEGRIIKCLKENEVQLSDACKGALSAPAKVE, encoded by the coding sequence ATGAAACAATACCTGATTCTCTCCATCGCCGCTCTCATGAGCGTTACTGCCATTTCTGCCAAAGGCGAATGCCGCGCCGACCGCGAAAAGTTCTGCGGCAATGTGATCAAAGGCAACCACAAGGGCATGTGGCAGTGCATGAAAGAGCATGAAAACGAGCTCTCTGAAGGCTGCAAGAACCACATTGCACAGGTGCGCGAAAAGAGCCGCGACATCAAGAAGGCCTGCAAGGCCGATTACAAAAAGCTCTGCAAGCAGGTAAAGGCGGGTGAAGGCCGCATCATCAAGTGCCTTAAAGAAAACGAGGTGCAGCTAAGCGACGCCTGCAAAGGCGCGCTTTCAGCCCCGGCAAAGGTAGAGTAA
- the dapA gene encoding 4-hydroxy-tetrahydrodipicolinate synthase, with protein sequence MAGAQLNLRGTYTALITPFTADGEKVDWAALKKLVEFQIDEGVEGLVPCGTTGESPTLSHEEHAEVIAKVIEWAKAKKPSTVIIAGTGSNSTAEAVALTRHAAAAGADAVLSVNPYYNKPVQAGLVAHFERIADASTVPVVLYNIPGRSAVGMTLDTVVQLSKHKNIIGIKEATGDLGFMAQIIQATDAGFTLLSGDDNLILPVLSVGGKGVISVISNVYPRETGAITRQYEAGNAHEAHEKFMRLLPLCKAMFLETNPIPVKFAASRKGLCQNSLRLPMTQLSHHLQAVVAGAMDVFEGSHS encoded by the coding sequence ATGGCAGGCGCACAACTCAACCTGCGCGGCACGTATACCGCGCTTATTACCCCCTTTACCGCCGACGGCGAAAAGGTCGATTGGGCTGCGCTGAAGAAGCTGGTTGAATTTCAGATTGACGAGGGTGTTGAAGGCCTTGTGCCCTGCGGCACCACCGGCGAATCACCGACGCTGAGCCACGAAGAGCACGCCGAGGTCATCGCGAAAGTCATTGAGTGGGCAAAGGCGAAAAAACCGTCGACCGTCATCATTGCCGGTACGGGTAGCAACTCGACCGCCGAAGCGGTGGCTCTGACACGCCATGCTGCTGCAGCCGGCGCCGATGCAGTGCTCTCTGTGAACCCCTATTACAACAAACCCGTTCAGGCGGGTCTTGTGGCGCACTTCGAACGCATCGCCGACGCCTCAACTGTGCCGGTGGTGCTCTACAATATTCCCGGGCGTTCGGCGGTCGGCATGACGCTCGATACCGTTGTGCAGCTTTCGAAACACAAGAACATCATTGGCATCAAAGAAGCCACCGGTGATCTGGGCTTCATGGCGCAGATTATTCAGGCAACCGATGCCGGGTTCACTTTGCTTTCGGGCGATGATAATTTGATTCTGCCGGTGCTCTCGGTCGGTGGCAAGGGCGTCATCAGTGTTATTTCCAATGTGTACCCGCGCGAGACGGGGGCGATCACGCGCCAGTACGAAGCCGGTAACGCACACGAGGCGCACGAAAAATTCATGCGCCTGCTACCGCTCTGCAAGGCGATGTTTCTCGAAACGAATCCGATTCCGGTGAAGTTCGCGGCGTCGCGCAAAGGGCTTTGCCAAAATTCGCTGCGCCTGCCGATGACGCAGCTGTCGCACCATCTGCAGGCAGTCGTCGCGGGCGCGATGGATGTTTTTGAGGGCAGCCATTCGTAG
- the obgE gene encoding GTPase ObgE: MHKFVDEVLIRVQAGKGGAGEISFLREKFVEFGGPDGGDGGDGGDVIFTTSEQLLALSHIRPEQAYRAKNGLPGEGSNCNGKKGRDLIIRVPFGTQVIDPATGALLHDFTEPGTYVAAQGGRGGKGNAFFRTARRQAPRFAQPGEETEEKEFLLALKMIADVGLVGFPNAGKSTMLKALTHANPKIASYPFTTLSPNIGVISDLVRRPVIVADIPGILEGASKGYGLGLSFLKHIERVRIIIFVIDLENAYVEDELHILKSELESYSPELLKKPALLVLNKIDRFDDKKFLKDLIASYKKQGLDPIPVSAQSGEGMEKLRSELVRLLKIALKQPAEKKSLKDKKNVKPSATKPKKRPLKKTTKAAKPPAKKSAGQPAKKAPKPAKKSTVKAKPAKAAPAKRK; encoded by the coding sequence ATGCATAAATTTGTCGATGAAGTCTTAATCCGCGTACAGGCCGGTAAGGGCGGTGCGGGTGAAATTTCATTCTTGCGCGAAAAGTTTGTGGAGTTCGGTGGTCCCGACGGCGGCGACGGTGGTGATGGCGGCGACGTGATTTTTACAACCTCTGAACAGCTCTTGGCGCTTTCACATATTCGTCCAGAACAGGCTTACAGGGCAAAGAACGGTCTGCCCGGTGAAGGTTCGAACTGCAACGGCAAGAAAGGCCGTGACCTCATAATCAGAGTGCCTTTCGGCACGCAGGTGATCGACCCCGCGACAGGCGCATTGTTGCACGACTTCACCGAGCCCGGCACCTATGTCGCCGCGCAGGGTGGTCGTGGCGGCAAGGGTAACGCGTTTTTTCGCACCGCAAGGCGGCAGGCACCGCGTTTTGCGCAGCCTGGCGAAGAGACCGAAGAAAAAGAATTTCTGCTCGCGCTCAAGATGATCGCCGACGTGGGCCTTGTCGGGTTTCCCAATGCGGGCAAGTCGACGATGCTGAAGGCGCTGACACACGCGAACCCCAAAATCGCGAGCTACCCTTTCACAACGCTGTCGCCGAATATCGGCGTCATTTCAGATCTCGTGCGGCGGCCAGTCATCGTGGCTGATATTCCGGGCATTCTTGAGGGTGCATCAAAGGGGTACGGCCTCGGGCTTTCATTCTTGAAACATATTGAGCGCGTGCGCATTATCATCTTTGTCATCGATCTCGAGAACGCCTACGTCGAAGATGAGCTACATATTCTCAAGTCGGAGCTCGAAAGTTACAGCCCAGAGCTCTTAAAGAAACCGGCGCTGCTGGTTTTGAACAAGATCGACCGCTTCGACGATAAGAAGTTTCTAAAAGACCTGATAGCTTCTTACAAAAAGCAGGGGCTCGACCCGATACCCGTTTCGGCGCAGAGCGGCGAAGGCATGGAGAAGTTGCGCAGTGAACTCGTGCGCCTCTTGAAGATTGCCCTTAAGCAACCCGCAGAGAAGAAAAGCCTGAAAGACAAAAAGAATGTAAAGCCGTCGGCGACAAAGCCCAAGAAGAGACCGTTGAAAAAGACGACAAAAGCGGCGAAGCCTCCCGCGAAAAAATCTGCGGGGCAGCCGGCGAAGAAGGCGCCAAAGCCTGCGAAAAAGAGTACGGTCAAGGCGAAGCCGGCCAAAGCTGCCCCGGCAAAGCGCAAATAA
- a CDS encoding AbrB/MazE/SpoVT family DNA-binding domain-containing protein, with the protein MSAVTAKYQATLPKPVREKLQLKAGDKVTFSIENDRVYIQKATGFDVPYLRSLETTLEEWASPEDEEAYKNL; encoded by the coding sequence ATGAGTGCTGTTACAGCCAAATATCAAGCCACTTTGCCTAAGCCTGTGCGTGAGAAGCTGCAGCTTAAGGCGGGTGACAAAGTCACATTCTCAATAGAAAACGATCGGGTGTACATCCAGAAAGCGACCGGCTTCGATGTACCCTATTTGCGCTCGCTCGAAACGACGCTTGAAGAGTGGGCGTCGCCTGAAGACGAAGAGGCTTATAAAAATCTATAG
- a CDS encoding peptidoglycan DD-metalloendopeptidase family protein translates to MKLLFLTALCLTIATSSLSALSISDHWQKIEARTNASDWQNAYPLIQNAIAEYPQEEGFRITESWVLRNLKRHREAVSAGRKAMADFPMSAKIKEALSYSLCALFDEIYSSVGFQKDRVPAEAHAIAADAYRLLPMAWSATVYGNSLRVQGKLAEAVKVLERAARLYPKESFVRENLAFAYFDLADYELNTTKNHRQSLALANRGLLLKAGNDWGLRITAYANLNLKKFDEALAVFKNLHAQKPQDTQVLNDMGYTYYAYTQTLWHKRDKRNLLRLQTDIRLLADQPAAGAKHFVGALRNIADATEDYRSLADFLKALAAKRPEPFFLAMAGSVLNQLHLQLQRQKSPEAAQIQTESNIYLRSAMATFENQNPSRPRRSGLTFPLKGRVMVVAQFDGGGTHSGFEKYSYDFMHVDEANSVQRKNAPGKKNSDFYTFGEPVLAVLDGEVVNVEDDQADHSDASQLQFGPMNHIQIRHANGVMSHYAHLKKGSARVRVGMQVKRGQVIAAVGNSGMSHAPHLHFSVVTDDWVSVFYTFEQADLIRAGQTIRGESPFLVGDVLLNQ, encoded by the coding sequence ATGAAACTTTTGTTTCTGACAGCCCTTTGCCTCACAATAGCCACGAGTTCGCTCAGCGCCCTGTCGATTAGCGATCACTGGCAGAAGATCGAAGCGCGCACGAATGCCTCAGACTGGCAGAATGCTTACCCCCTAATACAGAACGCCATTGCCGAGTATCCCCAAGAAGAGGGCTTTCGCATTACCGAATCATGGGTTCTGCGCAATCTGAAACGCCACCGTGAAGCGGTCAGCGCGGGCAGAAAGGCCATGGCCGATTTCCCAATGTCTGCGAAGATAAAAGAAGCACTTTCTTATTCGCTCTGCGCTCTCTTCGATGAGATTTACTCGAGTGTCGGCTTTCAGAAAGACCGAGTGCCCGCCGAAGCACATGCAATTGCCGCCGATGCTTACCGCCTGCTGCCCATGGCGTGGAGCGCTACTGTCTATGGCAATTCGCTGCGAGTTCAAGGCAAGCTCGCCGAAGCGGTGAAAGTTCTGGAACGCGCTGCAAGACTCTACCCTAAAGAATCGTTTGTGCGCGAAAATCTGGCGTTTGCATATTTTGATCTGGCTGATTACGAACTCAATACGACGAAAAACCACAGGCAATCACTCGCACTGGCTAATCGCGGCCTGTTGCTCAAAGCTGGCAACGACTGGGGACTGCGCATCACAGCCTATGCCAACCTCAACCTGAAAAAGTTTGACGAGGCTCTTGCCGTCTTCAAAAACCTGCACGCGCAAAAACCACAGGATACACAGGTTCTGAATGACATGGGTTACACTTACTACGCGTACACCCAAACCCTCTGGCACAAGCGCGACAAGAGAAACCTGCTGCGCCTGCAGACCGACATTCGTCTGCTCGCCGACCAGCCAGCCGCGGGCGCCAAACATTTCGTAGGTGCCTTAAGAAACATTGCCGACGCAACTGAAGACTACCGGTCACTGGCAGATTTTCTAAAGGCGCTGGCCGCAAAACGTCCTGAACCGTTTTTTCTCGCAATGGCAGGTTCAGTGTTAAACCAGCTGCACCTGCAACTACAGAGGCAAAAGAGCCCCGAGGCTGCCCAAATACAGACCGAGAGCAACATCTATCTGCGAAGCGCAATGGCAACTTTCGAAAATCAAAATCCGTCGCGGCCGCGGCGTTCGGGCCTGACGTTTCCCCTCAAGGGCCGCGTGATGGTAGTCGCACAATTCGACGGGGGCGGCACGCACAGCGGATTTGAAAAGTATAGCTATGACTTTATGCACGTCGATGAAGCGAATTCAGTACAGCGCAAAAATGCACCTGGTAAGAAGAACAGCGACTTCTATACCTTTGGCGAGCCGGTACTGGCGGTACTCGACGGCGAGGTTGTGAACGTTGAAGACGATCAGGCTGACCACAGCGATGCGAGCCAACTACAATTCGGGCCCATGAACCATATTCAGATTCGGCATGCGAACGGAGTCATGTCGCACTATGCTCATTTGAAGAAAGGCAGCGCACGGGTGCGGGTCGGCATGCAGGTCAAACGCGGTCAGGTCATTGCAGCCGTGGGTAACAGTGGCATGTCGCACGCGCCGCACCTGCACTTTTCGGTCGTGACCGACGACTGGGTCTCCGTTTTCTACACATTCGAACAGGCCGACCTCATAAGGGCCGGACAAACAATTCGGGGTGAATCCCCCTTTCTTGTTGGCGATGTGCTGCTAAATCAATAG